A single region of the Eulemur rufifrons isolate Redbay chromosome 8, OSU_ERuf_1, whole genome shotgun sequence genome encodes:
- the CASQ1 gene encoding calsequestrin-1: MSATDRMGARAVQGLRLALLLLLVLGTPKSGVQGEEGLDFPKYDGVDRVINVNAKNYKNVFKKYEVLALLYHEPPEDDKASQRQFEMEELILELAAQVLEDKGVGFGLVDSEKDAAVAKKLGLTEEDSVYVFKGDEVIEYDGEFSADTLVEFLLDVLEDPVELIEGERELEAFENIEDENKLIGYFKSKDSEHYKAFEDAAEEFHPYIPFFATFDSKVAKKLTLKLNEIDFYEAFTEEPVTIPDKPNSEEEIVNFVEEHRRSTLRKLKPESMYETWEDDMDGIHIVAFAEEADPDGFEFLETLKAVAQDNTENPDLSIVWIDPDDFPLLVPYWEKTFDIDLSAPQIGVVNVTDADSIWMEMDDEEDLPSAEELEDWLEDVLSGEINTEDDDDDDDDDDDDDD; encoded by the exons ATGAGCGCTACAGACAGGATGGGGGCCAGAGCTGTGCAGGGTCTGCGGCTGGCACTGCTCTTACTGTTGGTTCTAGGGACACCTAAATCAGGGGTACAGGGGGAGGAAGGACTGGACTTCCCCAAGTATGATGGTGTGGACCGTGTGATCAATGTCAACGCAAAGAACTACAAGAATGTGTTCAAGAAGTATGAGGTGCTGGCACTCCTCTACCACGAACCCCCTGAGGACGACAAGGCCTCACAAAGACAATTTGAGATGGAGGAGCTAATCCTGGAG TTAGCAGCCCAAGTCTTAGAAGACAAGGGTGTTGGCTTCGGGCTGGTGGACTCTGAAAAGGACGCAGCTGTAGCCAAGAAACTAG GACTAACTGAAGAGGACAGCGTTTATGTATTCAAGGGAGATGAAGTCATAGAATATGACGGAGAGTTTTCTGCTGATACCCTGGTGGAGTTTCTGCTTGAC GTCCTAGAGGACCCTGTGGAATTGATTGAGGGTGAACGAGAGCTGGAGGCATTTGAGAATATTGAGGATGAGAACAAACTTATTGGCTACTTCAAGAGCAAAGACTCAGAAC ATTACAAAGCCTTTGAAGACGCAGCTGAGGAGTTTCATCCCTACATCCCCTTCTTCGCCACTTTCGACAGCAAG GTGGCAAAGAAGCTAACTCTGAAGCTGAACGAGATCGATTTCTATGAAGCCTTCACGGAAGAGCCTGTGACCATCCCAGACAAGCCCAACAGTGAAGAGGAGATTGTCAACTTCGTGGAGGAGCACAGGAG ATCAACCCTGCGGAAACTGAAGCCTGAGAGTATGTATGAGACCTGG GAGGACGATATGGATGGAATCCACATTGTGGCCTTTGCAGAGGAAGCTGATCCTG ATGGCTTCGAATTCTTAGAGACTCTCAAGGCTGTGGCCCAAGATAACACTGAAAACCCTGACCTTAGCATTGTCTGGATCGACCCTGATGACTTTCCCCTG CTGGTCCCATACTGGGAGAAGACATTTGACATCGACTTGTCAGCCCCACAAATAGGAGTCGTCAATGTTACTGAT GCTGATAGCATATGGATGGAAATGGACGATGAGGAGGACCTACCTTCTGCTGAGGAGCTGGAGGACTGGCTTGAGGATGTGCTGTCAGGAGAGATCAACacagaagatgatgatgatgatgatgatgacgacgatgatgatgatgactag
- the LOC138389845 gene encoding sodium/potassium-transporting ATPase subunit alpha-4 → MDPGGQKGTMTPQAQDPSPRPEGGHKSSKQKKRKRKNKKGDMEELKKEVVMDDHKLTLEELSAKYSVDLTKGHSPQKAKEILIRDGPNTLTPPPTTPEWIKFCKQLFGGFSLLLWTGAGLCFIAYGIQKYFHEDAMKDNLYLGIVLSVVVIITGCFSYYQEAKSSKIMESFKNMVPQQALVIRGGEKMQINVEDVVLGDLVEVKGGDRIPADLRLISAQGCKVDNSSLTGESEPQSRSPDFTHENPLETRNICFFSTNCVEGTARGIVIATGDDTVMGRIATLTSGLTVGKTPIAAEIEHFIHLITAVAIFLGVTFFGLSLILGYGWLEAVIFLIGIIVANVPEGLLATVTVCLTLTAKRMARKNCLVKNLEAVETLGSTSTICSDKTGTLTQNRMTVAHLWFDRTVYEADTSEDQIGRIFAKGSDTWFTLARIAGLCNRADFKANQETLPVPKRATTGDASESALLKFIEQTYSSVSEMREKNPKVAEIPFNSTNKYQMSIHLREGSSQTHMLLMKGAPERILQFCSTFLLNGKEYSLDDEMKEAFQNAYLELGGLGERVLGFCFLNLPSSFSKGFQFNTDEINFPMDNLCFVGLISMIDPPRAAVADAVSKCRSAGIKVIMVTGDHPITAKAIAKGVGIISEGSETVEDVAARLRIPVSQVDARAVKAIVVHGSELKDLNSEQLDQILKNHSEIVFARTSPQQKLIIVEGCQRLGAIVAVTGDGVNDSPALKKADIGIAMGITGSDVSKQAADMILLDDNFASIVTGVEEGRLIFDNLKKSIAYTLTSNIPEITPFLMFIVLGIPLPLGTITILCIDLGTDMLPAISLAYESAESDIMKRLPRNAQTDNLVNHRLIGMAYGQIGMIQALAGFFTYFVILAENGFKPIDLLGIRLEWEDRYLNNLEDSYGQQWTYEQRKVLEFTCQTAFFVSIVIVQWADLIICKTRRNSIFQQGMKNKILIFGILEETLLATFLSYTPGMDVALRMYPLKIMWWLCAAPYSILIFVYDETRKYIIRQRPGGWLERQTYY, encoded by the exons ATGGACCCCGGGGGGCAAAAAGGAACGATGACTCCTCAAGCACAGGACCCAAGCCCAAGACCTGAAGGAGGGCATAAATCTAGTAagcaaaaaaagaggaagaggaaaaataaaaagggagacATGGAGGAACTGAAGAAGGAAGTGGTCATG GATGATCACAAATTAACTTTGGAAGAGCTGAGTGCCAAGTATTCCGTGGACCTGACAAAG GGCCATAGCCCccaaaaggcaaaggaaatcCTGATTCGAGATGGACCGAATACACTTACCCCACCACCGACCACTCCAGAATGGATCAAATTCTGTAAACAACTGTTTGGTGGCTTCTCCCTCCTACTATGGACTGGTGCTGGTCTCTGCTTCATAGCCTATGGCATCCAGAAGTATTTCCATGAGGATGCTATGAAAGACAAT CTGTACCTGGGAATTGTACTATCTGTCGTGGTGATCATCACTGGCTGCTTCTCCTACTACCAGGAGGCCAAGAGCTCCAAGATCATGGAGTCTTTTAAGAACATGGTGCCGCAG CAAGCTCTGGTAATTCGAGGTGGAGAGAAAATGCAGATTAATGTGGAAGACGTGGTGTTGGGAGACCTGGTCGAAGTGAAGGGTGGAGACAGAATCCCTGCTGACCTCCGGCTTATCTCTGCACAAGGATGTAAG GTAGACAACTCATCCTTGACTGGGGAGTCAGAGCCCCAGTCCCGCTCCCCTGATTTCACCCATGAGAACCCTCTGGAGACCCGAAACATCTGCTTCTTTTCCACCAACTGTGTGGAAG GAACAGCCCGGGGTATCGTGATTGCAACAGGAGACGACACAGTGATGGGCAGAATTGCCACCCTGACATCGGGCCTGACAGTTGGCAAGACCCCCATTGCTGCTGAGATTGAACACTTCATCCATCTGATCACTGCGGTGGCCATCTTCCTCGGTGTCACTTTTTTTGGGCTCTCACTTATCTTGGGCTATGGCTGGCTGGAGGCTGTCATTTTTCTTATTGGCATCATTGTGGCCAATGTGCCTGAGGGGCTATTGGCCACTGTCACT GTGTGCCTGACCTTGACAGCCAAGCGCATGGCGCGAAAGAACTGCCTGGTGAAGAACCTGGAGGCGGTGGAGACGCTGGGCTCCACGTCCACCATCTGCTCGGACAAGACGGGCACCCTCACCCAGAACCGCATGACGGTCGCCCACTTATGGTTTGATAGGACCGTGTATGAGGCCGACACCAGCGAAGATCAGATTG GGAGAATATTTGCCAAGGGCTCAGATACCTGGTTTACCCTGGCCCGAATCGCTGGCCTCTGCAACCGGGCTGACTTTAAGGCTAATCAGGAGACCCTGCCCGTACCTAAG AGGGCAACAACAGGCGATGCTTCTGAGTCAGCCCTCCTCAAATTCATCGAGCAGACGTACAGCTCTGTGTCggagatgagagaaaaaaacCCGAAGGTGGCAGAGATTCCCTTCAATTCTACCAACAAATATCAG ATGTCCATCCACCTGAGGGAGGGCAGCTCCCAGACCCACATGCTGCTGATGAAGGGTGCTCCTGAGAGGATCTTGCAGTTTTGTTCTACCTTCCTTCTGAATGGGAAGGAGTACTCCCTGGATGATGAGATGAAGGAAGCCTTCCAAAATGCCTACTTGGAACTGGGGGGACTGGGGGAGCGTGTGCTAG GATTTTGTTTCTTGAATCTGCCTAGCAGCTTCTCCAAAGGATTCCAATTTAATACAGATGAAATCAATTTTCCCATGGATAACCTTTGTTTTGTGGGCCTCATATCCATGATTGACCCTCCCCGAGCTGCAGTGGCCGATGCTGTGAGCAAGTGTCGTAGTGCAGGGATTAAG gtGATCATGGTAACAGGAGATCATCCCATTACAGCCAAGGCCATTGCCAAGGGTGTGGGCATCATCTCAGAAGGCAGTGAGACAGTAGAGGATGTTGCTGCTAGGCTTAGGATCCCTGTCAGCCAGGTCGATGCCAG GGCTGTCAAAGCCATAGTGGTGCATGGCTCAGAACTAAAGGATTTAAACTCAGAGCAGCTTGACCAGATCCtcaaaaatcacagtgagatTGTGTTTGCTCGGACCTCCCCTCAGCAGAAGCTCATCATTGTAGAGGGGTGTCAGAGGCTG GGAGCCATCGTGGCTGTGACAGGGGACGGGGTAAATGACTCCCCTGCGCTGAAGAAGGCTGACATTGGCATTGCCATGGGCATTACTGGCTCTGATGTCTCTAAGCAGGCAGCCGACATGATCCTGCTGGATGACAACTTTGCCTCCATCGTCACAGGGGTGGAAGAAG GCCGCCTGATCTTTGACAACCTGAAGAAATCCATCGCATACACCCTGACCAGCAACATTCCTGAGATCACACCCTTCCTGATGTTCATCGTCCTCGGTATACCCTTACCTCTGGGCACCATAACCATTCTCTGCATTGATCTGGGCACTGACATG CTCCCTGCTATCTCCTTGGCTTACGAGTCAGCTGAAAGCGACATCATGAAGAGGCTTCCACGGAACGCACAGACTGATAATCTGGTGAACCACCGTCTCATTGGCATGGCCTATGGACAAATTG GGATGATCCAGGCTCTGGCTGGATTCTTCACCTACTTCGTGATCCTGGCCGAGAATGGTTTTAAGCCTATTGATCTACTGGGCATCCGCCTTGAATGGGAAGATCGATACTTGAATAACCTGGAGGACAGCTATGGACAGCAGTGG ACCTATGAGCAGCGCAAGGTGCTGGAGTTCACATGCCAGACGGCCTTCTTTGTCAGCATCGTGATTGTGCAGTGGGCTGACCTCATCATCTGCAAGACCCGCCGCAACTCAATTTTCCAGCAGGGCATGAA AAACAAGATCCTAATATTTGGGATCCTGGAGGAGACACTGCTGGCTACTTTTCTGTCCTACACTCCAGGCATGGACGTGGCCCTGCGAATGTACCCACTCAA GATAATGTGGTGGCTCTGTGCTGCTCCCTACAGCATTCTTATCTTTGTCTATGATGAAACCAGAAAATACATCATTCGTCAACGACCGGGTG GCTGGCTGGAGAGACAGACATACTACTAA